One Hippoglossus hippoglossus isolate fHipHip1 chromosome 5, fHipHip1.pri, whole genome shotgun sequence genomic window carries:
- the si:ch211-222l21.1 gene encoding prothymosin alpha isoform X2: MADTAVDKTAAPEVTAKELKEKKEVQVEEKKKKEEEKKKKTDNGDAPANGTNGADHSDKVEEPEEEEEEHKNGDAKAEEAPPAEKTDAQPVKRAADEEEKVETKKQKTEENGDSKEAEVKA; encoded by the exons atGGCCGACACAGCTGTTGACAAGACCGCCGCCCCAGAGGTTACAGCCAAG gagctgaaggagaagaaagaagtccaagtggaggagaagaagaagaaggaggaggagaagaagaagaagacggacAACGGGGACGCACCTGCCAATGGCACA AATGGAGCTGATCACAGTGACAAAGTGGAAGAacccgaggaggaggaggaggaacacaaGAATGGAGATG CTAAAGCAGAGGAGGCGCCCCCTGCTGAGAAGACCGATGCACAGCCTGTGAAACGTGCagctgatgaggag GAAAAGGTGGAGACTAAAAAACAGAAGACGGAGGAAAATGGCGACTCAAAAGAGGCAGAAGTGAAGGCTTAG
- the slc45a1 gene encoding proton-associated sugar transporter A isoform X2, with product MSSPGMGTPSDPLLPSPGGRSSTAQEGTWRSTLPKTASFPTSTTRLLSHRANNFQRQPKRRKLIRPSPPPPPNTPCPLDQLDLSELPPRRTFHELLFNGCVLFGIEFSYAMETAYVTPVLLQMGLPDQFYSLVWFISPILGFLVQPLLGAWSDRCTSRFGRRRPFIFALAIGALLGLTLVLNGRDIGGALDDTALNHKWGIVLTICGVVLMDFSADSADNPSHAYMMDVCSPEDQDRGLNIHALLAGLGGGFGYIVGGINWDQTQFGRSMGGQLRVIYVFTSITLVIATAMTLMSIPERPLPKSQPNKNSGHNQLKSPSLPLPFSPPVRQGSNLGLDEEDEDGLYSYNFTKSHPPDPLAHSCSANACLCAGLSSPISPLSPLTPKYGSFISRDSSLTGINEFASSLGTSYIDSVLIDCYTGQQTPQALAPNSTTAPLPPGDSPLPEGSTQGTGSNPVGQTQAEVVSHPATEAQDAEAPQPEGDAQSHGASQDTAGDQPGLGSHRGSNAGILKRPQSLALIEEPMAVQVVELENGRRRTVTFSQQVANILLNGVRYESDLSENVETGESQMSMKLLCIAIYRMPPSLRSLCTNHFLGWLSFEGMLLFYTDFMGEVVFKGDPKAPHDSEAYQRYNAGVSMGCWGMCIYAFSAAFYSAILEKLEERFSLRTLYFFAYLAFGLGTGLATLSTNLYVVLSLCVTYGVLFSSLCTLPYSLLCEYYQSPQFCGSSEEGTRRGMGVDISLLSCQYFLAQILVSVAMGPLTSLVGGAQGVMYFSSLMSFVGCLYSSLCVVYHLPPHEGRGEVETGV from the exons atgtcatCTCCGGGCATGGGCACCCCCAGCGACCCCCTCCTGCCCAGTCCAGGGGGGAGGTCATCCACAGCTCAGGAAGGTACCTGGAGGAGCACGCTCCCCAAAACTGCCAGCTTCCCAACGTCCACCACCCGGCTCCTCAGTCACCGCGCCAACAACTTCCAGAGACAGCCGAAGCGTCGGAAGTTGATAAGACCCTCTCCGCCTCCACCGCCCAACACGCCCTGTCCTCTGGACCAGCTGGACCTCAGTGAACTTCCTCCGAGACGTACCTTCCATGAGCTGCTCTTCAATGGCTGCGTCCTGTTTGGGATTGAGTTCAGCTATGCCATGGAAACAGCTTATGTGACGCCTgtgcttctacagatgggccTCCCCGATCAGTTCTACAGCTTGGTTTGGTTTATTAGCCCAATACTCG GATTCCTCGTTCAGCCTCTCCTTGGAGCATGGAGTGATCGATGTACATCCCGGTTTGGGCGAAGGAGACCATTCATATTTGCCTTGGCTATAG GGGCTTTGCTCGGTCTAACCCTGGTGCTGAATGGGCGTGACATTGGAGGAGCTCTGGATGACACAGCTTTAAATCACAAGTGGGGGATTGTCCTGACAATATGTGGTGTGGTCCTGATGGACTTTAGTGCTGATTCAGCCGACAACCCAAGCCATGCCTACATGATGGATGTATGCAGCCCAGAAGACCAGGATCGGGGGCTGAACATCCATGCACTGCTGGCAG gACTAGGAGGTGGGTTCGGCTACATCGTGGGTGGCATCAACTGGGACCAGACACAGTTTGGAAGGTCGATGGGAGGTCAACTGCGGGTTATATACGTGTTTACGAGCATCACTTTGGTGATCGCCACAGCCATGACTCTGATGAGTATCCCTGAGCGGCCGCTACCAAAGAGCCAGCCAAACAAAAACTCCGGCCACAACCAACTGAAGAGCCCTAgtcttcctctccctttctctcctccggTCCGCCAGGGATCCAATTTGGGACTGGACGAGGAAGATGAGGATGGTCTTTACAGCTACAATTTCACAAAATCTCACCCTCCTGACCCTCTAGCCCATTCTTGCAGTGCCAATGCATGCCTCTGTGCCGGCCTCAGTAGCCCCATATCGCCACTGAGCCCCCTCACTCCCAAATATGGCAGCTTCATCAGTAGGGACAGCTCGCTCACTGGCATTAACGAGTTTGCCTCCTCATTAGGAACCTCCTACATAGACAGTGTGCTCATAGACTGCTACACGGGTCAGCAGACACCACAAGCCCTCGCCCCAAACTCCACCACTGCACCCTTGCCTCCAGGGGACTCCCCTCTTCCAGAGGGGTCCACACAGGGGACAGGGAGTAATCCTGTAGGACAGACCCAGGCTGAGGTGGTGTCTCATCCAGCCACAGAAGCGCAGGATGCAGAAGCGCCCCAGCCCGAGGGAGATGCACAATCTCATGGAGCCTCTCAGGACACAGCTGGAGATCAGCCAGGTTTGGGGTCACACCGGGGCTCCAACGCTGGTATCCTGAAGAGACCCCAGAGTCTCGCACTGATAGAGGAGCCCATGGCAGTGCAGGTTGTCGAGCTAGAGAACGGACGCAGAAGAACAGTGACCTTCAGCCAGCAG GTTGCAAACATTTTGCTGAATGGGGTGCGGTATGAGAGTGATCTGAGTGAGAATGTGGAGACAGGAGAATCCCAAATGTCAATGAAGCTGCTGTGTATAGCCATCTACAGGATGCCTCCCTCCCTGCGGAGTTTATGCACTAATCATTTTTTGG GCTGGCTGTCCTTTGAAGGCATGCTGCTCTTCTACACCGACTTCATGGGGGAGGTTGTGTTCAAAGGAGACCCCAAAGCACCCCACGACTCGGAGGCTTACCAACGCTACAATGCTGGCGTTAGCATGGGCTGCTGGGGCATGTGCATCTATGCATTCAGTGCTGCTTTCTACTCAG CCATATTGGAGAAACTAGAGGAGCGTTTCTCTCTTCGCACTCTGTATTTTTTTGCCTACTTGGCGTTTGGTTTGGGCACAGGTCTTGCCACACTGTCCACCAACCTCTACGTGGtactgtctctctgtgtcaccTACGGGGTGCTCTTCTCCTCTCTATGCACGCTGCCTTACTCTCTGCTGTGTGAATACTACCAGAGCCCTCAG TTTTGTGGCTCATCAGAGGAAGGGACCAGACGAGGGATGGGGGTGGACATCTCTCTGCTCAGCTGCCAGTATTTCCTGGCTCAGATCCTGGTCTCTGTGGCGATGggacctctgacctcactgGTGGGTGGGGCCCAGGGAGTGATGTACTTTTCAAGCCTGATGTCATTCGTGGGCTGCCTGTACTCCTCCCTCTGCGTGGTGTACCACCTGCCCCCCCATGAGG GAAGAGGAGAAGTTGAAACTGGGGTGTGA
- the slc45a1 gene encoding proton-associated sugar transporter A isoform X1 — MSSPGMGTPSDPLLPSPGGRSSTAQEGTWRSTLPKTASFPTSTTRLLSHRANNFQRQPKRRKLIRPSPPPPPNTPCPLDQLDLSELPPRRTFHELLFNGCVLFGIEFSYAMETAYVTPVLLQMGLPDQFYSLVWFISPILGFLVQPLLGAWSDRCTSRFGRRRPFIFALAIGALLGLTLVLNGRDIGGALDDTALNHKWGIVLTICGVVLMDFSADSADNPSHAYMMDVCSPEDQDRGLNIHALLAGLGGGFGYIVGGINWDQTQFGRSMGGQLRVIYVFTSITLVIATAMTLMSIPERPLPKSQPNKNSGHNQLKSPSLPLPFSPPVRQGSNLGLDEEDEDGLYSYNFTKSHPPDPLAHSCSANACLCAGLSSPISPLSPLTPKYGSFISRDSSLTGINEFASSLGTSYIDSVLIDCYTGQQTPQALAPNSTTAPLPPGDSPLPEGSTQGTGSNPVGQTQAEVVSHPATEAQDAEAPQPEGDAQSHGASQDTAGDQPGLGSHRGSNAGILKRPQSLALIEEPMAVQVVELENGRRRTVTFSQQVANILLNGVRYESDLSENVETGESQMSMKLLCIAIYRMPPSLRSLCTNHFLGWLSFEGMLLFYTDFMGEVVFKGDPKAPHDSEAYQRYNAGVSMGCWGMCIYAFSAAFYSAILEKLEERFSLRTLYFFAYLAFGLGTGLATLSTNLYVVLSLCVTYGVLFSSLCTLPYSLLCEYYQSPQFCGSSEEGTRRGMGVDISLLSCQYFLAQILVSVAMGPLTSLVGGAQGVMYFSSLMSFVGCLYSSLCVVYHLPPHEGEPTDSETQPLLVHI; from the exons atgtcatCTCCGGGCATGGGCACCCCCAGCGACCCCCTCCTGCCCAGTCCAGGGGGGAGGTCATCCACAGCTCAGGAAGGTACCTGGAGGAGCACGCTCCCCAAAACTGCCAGCTTCCCAACGTCCACCACCCGGCTCCTCAGTCACCGCGCCAACAACTTCCAGAGACAGCCGAAGCGTCGGAAGTTGATAAGACCCTCTCCGCCTCCACCGCCCAACACGCCCTGTCCTCTGGACCAGCTGGACCTCAGTGAACTTCCTCCGAGACGTACCTTCCATGAGCTGCTCTTCAATGGCTGCGTCCTGTTTGGGATTGAGTTCAGCTATGCCATGGAAACAGCTTATGTGACGCCTgtgcttctacagatgggccTCCCCGATCAGTTCTACAGCTTGGTTTGGTTTATTAGCCCAATACTCG GATTCCTCGTTCAGCCTCTCCTTGGAGCATGGAGTGATCGATGTACATCCCGGTTTGGGCGAAGGAGACCATTCATATTTGCCTTGGCTATAG GGGCTTTGCTCGGTCTAACCCTGGTGCTGAATGGGCGTGACATTGGAGGAGCTCTGGATGACACAGCTTTAAATCACAAGTGGGGGATTGTCCTGACAATATGTGGTGTGGTCCTGATGGACTTTAGTGCTGATTCAGCCGACAACCCAAGCCATGCCTACATGATGGATGTATGCAGCCCAGAAGACCAGGATCGGGGGCTGAACATCCATGCACTGCTGGCAG gACTAGGAGGTGGGTTCGGCTACATCGTGGGTGGCATCAACTGGGACCAGACACAGTTTGGAAGGTCGATGGGAGGTCAACTGCGGGTTATATACGTGTTTACGAGCATCACTTTGGTGATCGCCACAGCCATGACTCTGATGAGTATCCCTGAGCGGCCGCTACCAAAGAGCCAGCCAAACAAAAACTCCGGCCACAACCAACTGAAGAGCCCTAgtcttcctctccctttctctcctccggTCCGCCAGGGATCCAATTTGGGACTGGACGAGGAAGATGAGGATGGTCTTTACAGCTACAATTTCACAAAATCTCACCCTCCTGACCCTCTAGCCCATTCTTGCAGTGCCAATGCATGCCTCTGTGCCGGCCTCAGTAGCCCCATATCGCCACTGAGCCCCCTCACTCCCAAATATGGCAGCTTCATCAGTAGGGACAGCTCGCTCACTGGCATTAACGAGTTTGCCTCCTCATTAGGAACCTCCTACATAGACAGTGTGCTCATAGACTGCTACACGGGTCAGCAGACACCACAAGCCCTCGCCCCAAACTCCACCACTGCACCCTTGCCTCCAGGGGACTCCCCTCTTCCAGAGGGGTCCACACAGGGGACAGGGAGTAATCCTGTAGGACAGACCCAGGCTGAGGTGGTGTCTCATCCAGCCACAGAAGCGCAGGATGCAGAAGCGCCCCAGCCCGAGGGAGATGCACAATCTCATGGAGCCTCTCAGGACACAGCTGGAGATCAGCCAGGTTTGGGGTCACACCGGGGCTCCAACGCTGGTATCCTGAAGAGACCCCAGAGTCTCGCACTGATAGAGGAGCCCATGGCAGTGCAGGTTGTCGAGCTAGAGAACGGACGCAGAAGAACAGTGACCTTCAGCCAGCAG GTTGCAAACATTTTGCTGAATGGGGTGCGGTATGAGAGTGATCTGAGTGAGAATGTGGAGACAGGAGAATCCCAAATGTCAATGAAGCTGCTGTGTATAGCCATCTACAGGATGCCTCCCTCCCTGCGGAGTTTATGCACTAATCATTTTTTGG GCTGGCTGTCCTTTGAAGGCATGCTGCTCTTCTACACCGACTTCATGGGGGAGGTTGTGTTCAAAGGAGACCCCAAAGCACCCCACGACTCGGAGGCTTACCAACGCTACAATGCTGGCGTTAGCATGGGCTGCTGGGGCATGTGCATCTATGCATTCAGTGCTGCTTTCTACTCAG CCATATTGGAGAAACTAGAGGAGCGTTTCTCTCTTCGCACTCTGTATTTTTTTGCCTACTTGGCGTTTGGTTTGGGCACAGGTCTTGCCACACTGTCCACCAACCTCTACGTGGtactgtctctctgtgtcaccTACGGGGTGCTCTTCTCCTCTCTATGCACGCTGCCTTACTCTCTGCTGTGTGAATACTACCAGAGCCCTCAG TTTTGTGGCTCATCAGAGGAAGGGACCAGACGAGGGATGGGGGTGGACATCTCTCTGCTCAGCTGCCAGTATTTCCTGGCTCAGATCCTGGTCTCTGTGGCGATGggacctctgacctcactgGTGGGTGGGGCCCAGGGAGTGATGTACTTTTCAAGCCTGATGTCATTCGTGGGCTGCCTGTACTCCTCCCTCTGCGTGGTGTACCACCTGCCCCCCCATGAGGGTGAGCCCACCGATAGCGAGACCCAGCCACTATTGGTGCACATTTAG
- the si:ch211-222l21.1 gene encoding prothymosin alpha isoform X1 has translation MADTAVDKTAAPEVTAKELKEKKEVQVEEKKKKEEEKKKKTDNGDAPANGTNGADHSDKVEEPEEEEEEHKNGDAKAEEAPPAEKTDAQPVKRAADEEEEKVETKKQKTEENGDSKEAEVKA, from the exons atGGCCGACACAGCTGTTGACAAGACCGCCGCCCCAGAGGTTACAGCCAAG gagctgaaggagaagaaagaagtccaagtggaggagaagaagaagaaggaggaggagaagaagaagaagacggacAACGGGGACGCACCTGCCAATGGCACA AATGGAGCTGATCACAGTGACAAAGTGGAAGAacccgaggaggaggaggaggaacacaaGAATGGAGATG CTAAAGCAGAGGAGGCGCCCCCTGCTGAGAAGACCGATGCACAGCCTGTGAAACGTGCagctgatgaggaggag GAAAAGGTGGAGACTAAAAAACAGAAGACGGAGGAAAATGGCGACTCAAAAGAGGCAGAAGTGAAGGCTTAG